The following proteins are co-located in the Apium graveolens cultivar Ventura chromosome 5, ASM990537v1, whole genome shotgun sequence genome:
- the LOC141661054 gene encoding uncharacterized protein LOC141661054 yields MAKFYALNLLPFLTILILLSSISATISYESSDQQIDKVIESLRCNSNYETFSCDGNFKIWIKLLEQSKGRLNIPVNATMFAPNDAALSQLGYISPHLIPYHISPSLHDLYDLKPLSLLPTLVPWKTILITSTLPSRIKIDNAIITRPYIYLSRQLVVHGINHILDLHPQRSSMPPLLRAHNVFEGGSSPAPAPARAPASA; encoded by the coding sequence ATGGCCAAATTCTACGCTTTAAATCTCCTTCCTTTCCTAACAATCCTCATCCTCCTCTCATCTATCTCTGCAACTATATCTTATGAATCTTCCGATCAACAAATAGACAAGGTAATTGAATCTCTACGTTGCAATAGCAACTACGAGACGTTTAGTTGCGATGGCAACTTCAAGATATGGATCAAATTGTTAGAGCAATCAAAGGGCAGACTCAATATCCCAGTAAACGCCACAATGTTTGCACCTAACGATGCTGCCCTCTCGCAATTAGGCTATATAAGCCCTCATCTGATTCCTTACCACATTAGCCCGTCATTACACGATCTTTACGACTTAAAACCCTTATCTCTCCTTCCAACACTAGTTCCTTGGAAAACTATTCTAATCACCAGCACTCTACCTTCGAGAATTAAGATCGATAATGCAATTATCACGCGTCCTTATATATATCTTTCCCGCCAGCTTGTTGTTCATGGAATTAACCACATCCTTGATTTACACCCACAACGATCAAGTATGCCGCCACTTTTGCGTGCACACAATGTTTTTGAAGGCGGGAGTTCTCCCGCGCCAGCACCCGCAAGGGCACCAGCATCGGCATA